GGTCAGTGACGACGAGGCGAGTGCAGCCTTGGAGCAGGCGCGGGAAGAGACTAGGGTAGCGGCACGGCGCTAAGTACAGCACTCACTGGAAGCAATTAACCAGAGTCGGAAACCCTATTTTTTTGACCTATTAATTCACATACATGTAGGTCAGTTTTGATCCTTCTTCTGTTAAACGTTGAACTCAAAATCTAATCCAACCCCAAAGGAGACTAAAACAATGTCAACTACAACCACACTAAACGTAACCCCTAAAACAGCCGCTGACGAAGCACAGAGCTTTGCAGAATACAAAGCTGTTGAAGCTGCTTTGCAGCCTTATATTGAGTCCGCCAAAACAGGTGACGGCGCACTTTGCCGGACGGCCTTTTATGACCATGCTCATATTGTTGGCTCAGTACACGGCACTTTCTATGACTTGGATGCTGACACGTTCAAAGGCGCGGTCAATGAAGCTGGTGCATCTCCAGACGTTCAGTCCCACATTGCCTGGATTGATATTTCTGGACCTGCCGCCGGCGCAAAGGTTGAATTTATCAATTGGGCTGGTTTCCGCTACACCGATTTCTTTGTTCTCTACAAGCAGGATGGACAGTGGAAAATCAGCGGTAAGGTCTACGATTCTTACGCTCAAAACTAATCTTCAACCCTAACGCTAAAAAAACAACGCTAAAAAAAGGAGAAACACGATGACGAACTTTATTTTGCACACTGAAGAAACTGCGCCCGAAGGAAGCAAAGCGATTCTGCAAGGCGCTAAGAAAGCCTACGGATTTGTGCCGAACCTGATGGCTACTTTGGCGGAATCCCCTGCGGCAGTGGAAGCATACGGTACGCTTTCTGGAATCTTTGACAAAAGCGACTTTACCTCAGCAGAGCGTCAAGTTGTTTTGATGACCAACAACCGCCTGAACGGTTGCACGTACTGCATGGCCGCACATTCAACCATTGCCAAAATGCAGAAAGTTCCAGCTGATGTCATTGAGACATTACGTAAAGGCACATCATTTACCGATCCGAAGCTTGAAGCGCTGCGCGTATTCTCGGCTAAAGTCAATGAGAATCGTGGTGTTGTCAGTGATGCTGATATCGCTGCGTTCATTGCGGCAGGTTACAGCAAGGCCAATGTCCTCGAAGTTATTGTGGGAACGGGCTTAAAGGTCCTGTCCAATTACACGAATCACGTTGCCCAATCCCCTATTGATGACGCATTCCAGTCAAATAAATGGTCTGCAGATATGTCTGAGGCTGCATAGCAAGCAGGGGTATTGATCTGTGCATAGGACAATACCCTTTACTTTAGCCCGCAACTAAAAGCTTGAAAAATGATATGCCCCTGCTACCCTAAGTCCCTGAGGTAGATGGAGGGAGATTGTCAACTTAACCTTACATTACCGAAATTTAAATACATTGTTCCTGTCTCTACAGTTGCCTTGAACTAGTATTGATAAATACCTTAAGAACAAACCAAATAACTACTCAAGAATGAACTCATCTTCTCGATTGGCTTGACGGATTGTTCTAACTGCATTCTTAACAAAGCGCCTTCATAGGCATTAACCAGGAAATCAGCTAGTTCCTCGGCAGAGATATCATCACGAATGACGTTTCGACTCTGCCCGCGTTTAAGGGTTTGGGAAAACTGCTGTTTCATACCTTCTAGGCCTTCAATCATGGCCTGCCGACACAGCTCACTACTCCCTCCCAGCTCTGCCCCCAAGTTGCCTATGAGGCATCCAGTTTTCGAGTCCTGATGCCGCTGCACTTCTCTCTCAAAAAAATTCTTGAGGGCCATGAATGCGTTGTCTTCAGGTTCCTTAAGCTGATCAGACATACAGGCAATCAACTGCTGAGAGTAGTGCCGAATCACCTCAGCTGCAAAATGCTCCTTGCTTTCAAAGTAGTTATAGAAAGACCCTTTAGGAACGTTGACCTGATCAACAACTTCTTTGATCCCAGTACCGTGATAACCCTGACTAATAAACAATTTTAGTCCTTCATCTAGAAGTCTTTCACGGGTGTTGTCATTGCGTCTTGGCCTGGCCATGTAGACAGTATATGACCAGGAACGCTACATAGCTATTGAGGAACCTAAACTATGCTAGAGAGAATCAATACCAAACACCGTCGGGTTAATAATTTTAACCCGTTAAAGGCTGTCACCAACCAGACAGGGATTTTTGTATCAGAGGGAAATTATCATCCTCCCACCTCTGATTAATGTACTGCTTCAACGACAGAATTAACGGTTCAGGTCGATGGTGGATATATTCCGATCCAAGAGAAAGGTAAACGGAGTTTTGAAGCGTTGGCAGAAATGTACTATCGACCAGAAAATATTCAATTTATCGATCGCCATCATCGTGAGATTGTCGATAAAAAAGGAAAAAGGCAATAGACAAGAGAAGGCGCTCATAATGTCTTACAGAATTAGGGCAGCCATGATCAGTGATGAATAGAATCAGTGATGAATGGAAAAGTAGATGGAAAGGCCCCGTGATCAAGAGTCCAACTATCACTGCTTAAAGAAACTTTTTGATTACGCTCCCATTGAGTGAACCTAAAATAGAGAAAGTTAGAGTCTGTATTCCATTCGCCGCGAGGGTTATAGCACTAACGCTGTTTTATATTCTGATGCTTATTTAACCCCTATAAACATATCAATCAAGACATTTGACGTTTAAAGATGACTGGTCATATAATTCTAGACGACCGGTCATATAGTTGTTTTATGACAAGACCAAAGCGTAGCGAAAACATCTGAGAAAAACTTCTGTAAAAAGGGCTTCAGTTGTTGCCTGGTCAAGGCTATCACGGCACTGGCACCAAGGAAGTTGTTGCTCAAGTCGACGTTCCAAAAGGTTCTTTACCCAAAAAAATTATGCTAGCAACTTACTATCACGAGCGTTCAGACATTCGCGTTGGCAATCTACCCGACCCAACAATACTCTCGGATACAGACGCCATCGTTCGCGTTACCCTCGCAGGGATTTGTGGTGCCGACTTCGACTTTATTAACAACGGTCCCGAAATGGGTGTTCCCCAGGGCATGCGGATGGGGCATGAGTTTGTCGGAATCGTGGAAGCCGTCGGGAAGGCCGTTCATACCGTTAAAGTCGGAGACCGTGTAGTTGCCTCAGCCATGTTTGTTGACGGTGTATGCCACCATTGCAAACGCGATCTCCCCTCAGCCTGCGAACATGGCGGTCTGTTTGGTTCTCCCCTCTTCGTACAGCACGGCGGCAGTGATATTCAAGGTGGCCAATCCGAATTTGTGCGCGTGCCCTATGCCAATGGAACCCTATTCAAACTGCCTGACAGCTTTACGTCGGGTTCAGAAGACCACAAAGCGCTACCGCTGGCAGATAATTTTGCAACTGGATATCATGGCGCCCTTAACTCAAATATTCTCCCTGGCGAAACAGTTGTTGTTATCGGTGACGGAGCGGTGGGACAGAGTGCTGTGATGGCAGCAGCAAAGCTCTTTAATCCTGAGCAGGTTATCCATGTGGGCCGGTACGATAGCCGACTGGAGTTTTCCAAGCAAAAAAGTGGCGCGACCCATACTGTAAATGGCAAAACCCAAGACCCAATCGAGTATGTGAAGAGCTTGACTAATGGTTACGGCGCCATGTCGATTATTGACACCGTTGGTAATAAAGGATCGATTTCGCAAGCCATGGCGATGGCCCATGCAGGCGGTAAATTGAGCGTGCTTGGGTTTGGGCATCTTTATGAACCTGTAGATGCCCCCTACTCTGATGCTCTATTTAGAAACCTGACTATTCATACAGGCGTCGTGAATGTCGCCGCCTATATGAGGACGCTGCTTCCGATCGTCGAAAACGGGCAGATTGATCCCAGTGTCATCTTTACGGATACCTTGCCACTTGCAGAGGCTAAGCAAGGCTATGACTTAATGATGGGTCGGTCGGCCGGTACAGTCAAAGTTGCGCTTAAGCCCTAATTCGCAGCCAACAGGTTGTCGATGAGTCCAGAAGTGAGAAGTCTTTTGGTTGTTTACTTTAAAGACTTTTCGCTCTGGGAGTTGTGT
The Acaryochloris marina S15 genome window above contains:
- a CDS encoding nuclear transport factor 2 family protein, with translation MSTTTTLNVTPKTAADEAQSFAEYKAVEAALQPYIESAKTGDGALCRTAFYDHAHIVGSVHGTFYDLDADTFKGAVNEAGASPDVQSHIAWIDISGPAAGAKVEFINWAGFRYTDFFVLYKQDGQWKISGKVYDSYAQN
- a CDS encoding carboxymuconolactone decarboxylase family protein, translating into MTNFILHTEETAPEGSKAILQGAKKAYGFVPNLMATLAESPAAVEAYGTLSGIFDKSDFTSAERQVVLMTNNRLNGCTYCMAAHSTIAKMQKVPADVIETLRKGTSFTDPKLEALRVFSAKVNENRGVVSDADIAAFIAAGYSKANVLEVIVGTGLKVLSNYTNHVAQSPIDDAFQSNKWSADMSEAA
- a CDS encoding TetR/AcrR family transcriptional regulator gives rise to the protein MARPRRNDNTRERLLDEGLKLFISQGYHGTGIKEVVDQVNVPKGSFYNYFESKEHFAAEVIRHYSQQLIACMSDQLKEPEDNAFMALKNFFEREVQRHQDSKTGCLIGNLGAELGGSSELCRQAMIEGLEGMKQQFSQTLKRGQSRNVIRDDISAEELADFLVNAYEGALLRMQLEQSVKPIEKMSSFLSSYLVCS
- a CDS encoding zinc-binding dehydrogenase, which encodes MLPGQGYHGTGTKEVVAQVDVPKGSLPKKIMLATYYHERSDIRVGNLPDPTILSDTDAIVRVTLAGICGADFDFINNGPEMGVPQGMRMGHEFVGIVEAVGKAVHTVKVGDRVVASAMFVDGVCHHCKRDLPSACEHGGLFGSPLFVQHGGSDIQGGQSEFVRVPYANGTLFKLPDSFTSGSEDHKALPLADNFATGYHGALNSNILPGETVVVIGDGAVGQSAVMAAAKLFNPEQVIHVGRYDSRLEFSKQKSGATHTVNGKTQDPIEYVKSLTNGYGAMSIIDTVGNKGSISQAMAMAHAGGKLSVLGFGHLYEPVDAPYSDALFRNLTIHTGVVNVAAYMRTLLPIVENGQIDPSVIFTDTLPLAEAKQGYDLMMGRSAGTVKVALKP